One segment of Asterias rubens chromosome 2, eAstRub1.3, whole genome shotgun sequence DNA contains the following:
- the LOC117302603 gene encoding serum amyloid A-5 protein-like — translation MRVAVSVVALLMVGVLAAPSDAGWLDFVSEAVQGASDMWRSYSDMRDANTIGADKYFHARGNYDASQRGPGGRWAAEVISNAREGWQGGISGRGAQDTQADQEANAWGRNGGDPNRYRPDGLGEQY, via the exons ATGAGAGTTGCCGTTAGTGTCGTCGCTCTGTTGATGGTTGGGGTGCTGGCTGCGCCGTCTGATGCAGGCTGGTTGGACTTCGTCAGTGAAGCCGTTCAGGGAGCAAGCGACATGTGGCGAAGCTACAG TGATATGCGAGATGCCAATACCATTGGTGCCGACAAGTACTTCCACGCCAGGGGCAACTACGACGCTTCTCAGCGAGGACCAGGAGGAAGATGGGCTGCTGAGGTTATTAG TAATGCCCGTGAAGGATGGCAGGGAGGGATTAGCGGCCGTGGTGCTCAAGACACCCAAGCGGACCAAGAAGCCAACGCCTGGGGACGCAATGGCGGCGACCCCAACCGTTACAGACCCGATGGTCTCGGAGAACAGTATTAA